The Clavelina lepadiformis chromosome 3, kaClaLepa1.1, whole genome shotgun sequence region TTATTTGCCCGTTCGTTAGTCACTTGGTCGTTTGCGCATTTTGGTCTACACTACAAGTACGCTATTCTGTGGTCACCGAAAATATCTCCAGAAAAGTCATACAGCTTTGCCGCTGTCGAAGTTACCGCAAATTTTTGCATCAAAGGTTCAGGTTTGAGGTAATGCTTTCTACTGTTTCACATTTTTACGAACAACAGTGAGAATTTTTACATTAAGGCTAAACCTTTTCGATCACATGTGGTTGAGCGTGTTACGTTATGTCAGCATATGTCGGAAGCGTGTTCTTCTGTTGTCTGTATTGCAGATAATCTGCTATTGAGTAGCGGGTGTTAGGTCTTCGTCGTTGCTTTACCTACATCACTGCGCAACTAACCAGTTTTTGCTTATTTGCTATATACAGGACATACCCGCACGTCAGCTcgtgtttttaatttatagctGGGCGTCATAGTTTCCCgtctttcttttttctttaacaGTGATGGCACTATGCTTATGAAAGTTCTTACTTGTCATTGCGGCTTGATGTTAAAGAAGTACCCTTTCTACTATTGTAGTATAAAACGCGGgataagaaaaaaacaaataaaaacaatcacATAGCAGAAACTTGCAGATTAATCATTCAAAATTGGTGATAGGAAATAGACCAAACGAAATAGATGGATACACAGACATGATTGACTTTGATGAGAACTCTGCGTTCTTTTGATTAACGACTGTTAGTTGTATTATGGCAGGGAAAGATGTCTGATAAAATTGTGGAAAGTTAATAGCATAAATTGTTAGGATTAGAATTTGCTGTCAAAACATTGTTGGTATTGGTGGTTTACTAAATGAAATGCTGGTTATGTTGTGGTGTATATTGCAATAATTGGAGTTAAATAATGGTAGCTTAATACATTCCATTGCAATAACTTGCAGGAAGCCTGAATTGTCAACCAATtgcaaacaacatttcaacaagACCATGACACTTTAAATGTCTAGTAATGTGTAGCTTTTTTGCATTCTTGATGCTATCTGTTAAATAGAGTTGATACTTGAGGTGACATCGTTAATGTCTTGTTATGGATCTTTTGATGTCGATGCAtgttgttttttgcttttctggTGATAATTATTACTGTATTACTTAAACTTCAGGAATATTGGTTTTTATCGTTATTTCAGATCAAAATTTAAGATTCTATTTCGCATGCAGTATTATTGCCTGCAAAATGATTTGGGTATTGTTGTCTGTGCTTTGGCCAAAAGGACCAATCATGTGACCAATAAAGGCATATATACTTGAAAACCAACTTGCATTTGAAGCGCCCAGCCATGATGGTGTCTGAATTTGAATTCTCTAAGAcgtttgatgtttttgtgTGAATTATTTGTACTTTTTTCATGTGTAGCCTTGCATATAGAAGCTCCCTAACAAGATGTATGTTCTCATCATCTTCGGtaacaaaatgtaaacacTTCGCTCTCTggtgttaaaaaaaataaaaatgttaaatcaatttgtaattgtttttttgcatgtgTGGACTTGTGACATGGCTTATACTTCCTTGGTGCCAGGATTTTCCATTAAGTTTATCATTTTTCCACCTGGTGGCAGAAAACTGCATTTGTTGTGATGTGCAATATCTTATTGAGTTGTGATTATGTTTGATCTCAAAAGTTTTGACTAGTAAGCATGCCGGTGTGTTTCATGTGGATACTTTATGAGCATTTTGCCATGGAAACCTTTTGTGGCAAATTAGGAATATcagaattaaacatttttaaaatgttactttTGCATGGAATACATTTGCAAACGTATGAGCAAGATAAGTCTATTCTAGTGGTAAAAAGGTGAAATCTGGATTAACTTTAAATTGGACGATTACTTTTCGCtaaaattgttatttgtttgtttgacaGTGCTCGAATGAATGAAACGTTTTGCGTCTTGAGTGAAAAGAATGTCCTTTGGTTGCAAAAATATAACCTGTCCGggtaattgttttgtttgaaatctgTGACTCATATGAGTTTAATTCTTTTTCAAGACTGTCTTACTTGGTGCGGCCTATTTTTTTACTCTTCGCGGCCCATACTTGGGAACCACTGCACTAAGTGGATTATATAGGGTCTAAGTCTACAGCCACAATTATTTTACCCGACCCTATACGTAGCCCGTCTACCCCGCGACGGTATTAAGACTTCGATATAAGACTTGGTTTTATTGAAACATGGGATGGGTGAAATCAGGGTACACCAAAATAAATGCGCAATGAAATTTGCAGTCAAGGCTTCAAAAGTCATTGAAATGCTACCGACCACTAAAAGCgaagaaaaatacaaaaatgtttgcaacaaCTTGAGCCGCGTTTTAGATGTTTTGTTTCTACAGTTGCAGATTGGGGCATCTCTTCGAGACAGCACACATTTTGGATAATAtacattatacagtatatataattttttggaagCCAGCTTTCGTTAAGAATGTTCCGACTTTCCTGGAGCTCTTTCCTTCCTCCTAATGCTGTACTGAATTTTTACTTAGCTATGACGTAGCCGTCAAGGTGTAACATTAAATGCCCTTCCACGTGCTGGccatctgtttttttttctttcgctTAACCGTTTCTATGGGCAATAATTCTAGTTTTAGTCATGTGAACCGgcttttgctttgttttacgTTTTGACACTTCTCTCGATTTTGATCCCTGTGGAGATTGAGTAAATCTcttgttgttaattttatgCTTATTCAAATTTTTGGGAGTATGCTTTTATTGTTCAAAGTTATTTCAATACTCTTGTTGAATTTCTAAATCAATGCAATATAGAAAAACTATTTCTCAACGCATGCAGCTGTGTTCAAAATTGTATTTATAAGTATATACTGGCGAAACATCCGGCATGTGGTACAATCCTTCTGCAGAAGGTAGATGTAAATTAAATCAACTGTTTACAGCTATTTACTGCTACTTTTCAGTGGTTGATCAAATTGTAAcgtattttaaataaaagtaacaaTAGCGTTCGTTATTAATTGTTGCAGCTAATAAATTTCCCGGAAAGAAAGTCAAGTCGGGAACAGGCGGGGGAGTGGTCGTTGGAGCTGCTGGCAATAGATTAGACGTGCCGACTTCACCATCGTACGGTGCGTCCTCCGGAGCTAGTCAGACTAACGAGGAATATGTGAGCAAGTTCAACTACGACGCCACCAGAGACGACGAACTTACTTTGACCAAGGGCATGAGTGTACTGGTCATGGAAAAAGAGGGCGACGGCTGGTGGTACGGAAGAAGCTCTGATCAACCTGATGGAAAACCTGGCTGGTTTCCATCAAACTACGTTGAAAAACCTACTGCATGTAATGCTAACTCGGTGATACCTATCGAGAAAACGCCACGCTGGACAAGTGATGGTGATTGCATCATGGTTGATGTCTCTGAAGATAGTGACTCAGCAGATAGTGACGCTCGTTAACAATTGACCTCTGACCTTTCATAAATATCATAATTGGTTTGAATTGTGCACTAAATTTGCACAATGACTTCAAAGCATACATGTCAACGCCTTATTACTAATATATAACCAATATGAACTGTATTATAATTATGTTTTACCATTTGTTGTGATTTGATCTCTATTAACCGCATTATAtgaattttgttattattactttGTGTTAATTATGGCTTATCGGGACTTCGTTTCTATCTTGattataaattgctttaaaattgcattttaaaacaatttctggGGAGAGGTtatgtgataatattgtgataATAACCAACATTAATGTACAGATTATGTAGGATTTACAATTCTAATACTTAAGTGTCGTTTTAGCAAAGAGTAACACGAGACACAATCATTTCCTGTACtattgttgtgacgtaatatttgtGCCTTTCTCGCATGCGTTCAGTTTGTCGTTTTTTGTCGTTTTTGTACCGGACGAATCACCGTTCGTTGCCATTCAGTCAGATCAATGCACCGTGGCATGAAATAACTCATGATGGAAAATCGGTATATGGCACCTGAACTTGACAGGTTGACCCACTTCACTGCAATAAGTACttgttgtaatgtttattgcgggtgatgataTATGAATTTCATGAGGTCGTTatctgcttttctcacccacAGGTTTAATTGTTCACTTTGACGGCTTATTGTCTGATGACTAGCTTCAATTAGCAGTGATCAATATTATAATGACTCGTTTTCCACTGTTATATTTATATCACAGGACCAAATTCCTTGTTAccttgtgaagatgacaataaagttgtctatcttAACACTGAACTTGTTCAAATAGAATTCAACAATAGTTACataggaatgacaactgtacatattgaagtttctttgaacaattacatttagacaaaacattaGCACAGCAACAGAATAAAGACGTACAAGTTATAGGGTTGATCTTGGTAAAATGAAtgtgtgataaatatatcaattaaggtaatataaaattgtatacgacatagaattctcgtctatcgaatcagtaAAGCATAACACtgtgtgacgtaatcgattgttgccctgtgcgtgcattttgatttattcagtccttttcagtcgtacgttcaacgccgcaacatgtctttgtgctgttgctgtcacaatgttctattttgatttattcgttcaaagaagcttcaaatataatcagattatacagtagtcattcctgtgtcattattgctgaagtctatcaaggttcactgttaagatatacacaaggaaacagactttgtagtgtaagtgggtaaaccttacaggctaaggtaccatataccacttttcattacaaactgaTGCAGCCGAGTGAGGACGAATTGACGATAAAAGAAGACATTTCCGTTACAAGTGTGGTGGAGCCGAAATCGCTGAGAACTACGCTTTTCTTTGGGGAACAACctatgaacaattaaatttgaggttgAGAGAAGTCTAGTGATCTCAGACTGCAAGTTTCGAAGAGATGTCTCATCTACAACCCATACAACACTCTTTGGATTCAGCCAACGAACATTTCCACCTCAACGATGGTGACGAAGAATCGCCTGGACTACAACCACCTTTGGAAGCGACAATGACCGACGAACAAAGCACTCCAGTGAAAACACTTTGTCGGTATttggacattcagtaatgattttttgtttgttttttttctctatatagtatatatcaTAGCGTTATTGTGTAGTTTACCTTAATTGATGGTGGCTTAGTTGCCATACTCTCTAACGGTTCAACCATGCCGgagagaaatttttctttgtgttaatttgttatgctttaaaacataGCGGTTGTTTTCGAAGGTTAAACAAATGCCCAAGGCTAACACCGATACACTATGTTGAATGTCAATTACAAAACgtatttgactaattttatatatatgttttgcaaaacgcgtatttccaagtgaaatattcacGCAGCTACACTGGGAAAACCAGACGCTGTAATATGATTGAATGGtcttatatttgaaaatgcctAGTGCAAATTTCTCTTATGTTGATCAGAACGCGTGAACATACGAAACTTTTATACCATAAGTTGTTTGCGGAAACGGCATACACGAAATGTGAGATAAAAACTTTGCCGTCGTTTCCTCATTTTGCATTCCTGCGCAAGAAACCGCAGCTAGCATACGCGTCATGTGACAAATGACATCCTGTGTTCTGTTTTCTCTTTAcagtcgtgacataaatgtcatcattgtttgttttgtatactaATTTTGCTTCATGAGttacagaaaacatattaCTATCTTTTTGCGAATGTATTACCAATATGATCTATATTATCATCATGCTTTACCATTTGTTGTGATTTGATCTATATTAACCGCATTATATggattttgttattattactttGTGTTAATTATGGCTTATCGGGACTTTATTTCTATTATGattataaattgctttaaaatttcattttaaaacaatttctagggggaggttatgtgataaatatatcaattaaggtaatataaaattgtatacgacatagaattctcgtctatcgaatcagtgaagcataacactgcgtgacgtaatcgattgttgccctgtgcgtgcattttgatttattcagtcctTTTCAGTCCTTTTCAgtcgtacgttcaacgccgcaacatgtctttgtgctgttgctgtcacaatgttctattttgatttattcgttcaaagaagcttcaaatataatcagattatacagtagtcattcctgtgtcattattgctgaagtctatcaaggttcactgttaagatatacacaaggaaacagactttgtagtgtaagtgggtaaaccttacaggctaaggtaccatataccacttttcattacaaatgcATTGAACAGCTGTGCATAAGTCAAGCAAGATATGCATGCGCGatatttatgtcacgacttaaaacggaaaacagaaAGTTATCGGTACGCAATGTTATCTATCATTGACGTCATGTTTCGTAAAGTAGACATCTGAAAATAAGAATTCTATATTTTATTCGATTTGTATACTATAATATCCCTTTATTCTCACAAACTAGAACTTTGTTGACCTGGTCTGATAACCAGTAGTTTAGGTGAGGAGACCATTGTGGAAATGGTGAATCGGGTCGCGTGAGATCAACAAAGGTAACTGAGGGCGATGCGACAGCCGGAGTATCAGAAGTagtattttcaatttgaaagTGAGTAGAAGATTCAGGAATCACAGACATGCTAAAGTTGTGTTGGCAGTAACAGTAGTGACGACCAAATCTGTTGAGAAATTAAAGGGGCTACAGGAGGTTTAAGCAAACTGCATCTCCCAGGAAAATGAGTTGAGACAGCGAAAATCATAAACATTAATAATTATGCTCATTATTATGAACAAGCAAAAAACGGGAGGAGTAAAAACGACATAAACACAAAGACAAAGCTTAGAAGCAAAGGGAAAGGAAATAAGCATGCAACTATGCAACTATACAAAGTaagaaagaagaaagaaatttacCTAAAATgaagaataaaaacaaattgataCAAATAATGGAACTTAAATTGTGTGAGTTTCTGTGAAATCATCACGATAAGATGAAACCGGTAGTGTGTCATCGTCCAGAAGGTCTTCCTCTGGACCTTCTGAACTTACCTAAGGTAAGTTGTGTTGATGAACCTGCACATGCTTGTGCAATAAAGTATAGTTGTgacaaagtaggcctactctCAGTACGATAATGTCTGTCTGcaatgagttggccgtattgactgtggccgttttgatcaCAATAGTTGATGAGAGGACGTTggttaaatgcgtttttttgTCCGCACATAACGGTAAGACCGTAGGCTACCCTTGA contains the following coding sequences:
- the LOC143449448 gene encoding E3 ubiquitin-protein ligase SH3RF1-like, whose product is MWYNPSAEANKFPGKKVKSGTGGGVVVGAAGNRLDVPTSPSYGASSGASQTNEEYVSKFNYDATRDDELTLTKGMSVLVMEKEGDGWWYGRSSDQPDGKPGWFPSNYVEKPTACNANSVIPIEKTPRWTSDGDCIMVDVSEDSDSADSDAR